A stretch of DNA from bacterium:
ACAGAGCAACAGGAAGAACGAATTGCTTCAGATGATGAACCTTTTTCTGCTTTAGCCTTTAAGATTGCGGCAGACCCGTATGTCGGTAATTTATCTTATATTCGGGTTTATTCTGGCTCTGTTGCTTGCGGTGATTCAATCTATAACGCTAATACAGACAAAAATGAAAGAATCGGTCGAGTAATACAAATGCATGCGAATAAACGAGAAGATATTGAACGACTTTATGCAGGTGATATTGGAGCCGTAGTTGGATTAAAAGATATTTCTACAGGTAATACCCTGTGTGATAAGAAATATCCAGTTGTTTTAGAATCAATTCATTTTCCTTCACCCGTGATTTCAGTAGCGATAGAACCAGAGACCAAACAGGATGAAGAAAAATTAGGGCTGGTCTTAAGTCGCTTAACTCAAGAAGACCCTACTTTTAAAAAATCTGTAAATTCAGATACAGGTCAAACCCTTATCTCCGGTATGGGCGAATTACATTTAGAGGTTTTAATCGAACGAATGAAGACGGAGTTTGGATTAAATGTCCAAGTAAGCAAACCACAAGTAGCATACCGGGAAACGATTAAAGGAAATGTTGAAATAGAAGGAAAATACATTCGTCAGAGTGGTGGTAGAGGACAATATGGTCATGTCTGGTTGATGATAGAACCAGTAGAACCAGGAACAGGACTGGAATTCGTTAATAAGATTGTGGGCGGAACTATACCGAGGGAATATATCCCACCGGTGAAGGCAGGTATTGAAGAAGCAATGGGTTGCGGTGTATTAGCCGGCTATCCAGTTGTAGATGTAAAAGTAACATTATTTGATGGTTCTTTTCATGAGGTAGATTCTTCGGAAATTGCCTTTAAAAATGCCGCACATCAAGCGTTTATTGCTGGAGTTAAAAAAGCACATCCAGTTCTATTAGAGCCAATTATGAAATTAGAAGTAACCGTTCCTCAGGAATATATGGGAGATATAATTGGAGACCTTAATTCTAAAAGGGCAAATATTTTAGAAATGGAACAAAGAAGAACATCTCAAATCATTCGAGCCATGGTGCCACTATCAGAGATGTTTGGGTATGCGACGACGATACGTTCGTTGAGTCAAGGAAGGGCAAATTATACAATGGAATTCGCTTACTATGCAGAAGTTCCAAAGGAAATTGCTGAAAAAATTGTATCTAATATATAAATTTGGTAACTGGTGATTGGTAAATGGTAATTTAATTACCATTGAGCCAATTACTAAATAGGGCTTCACGAAATTA
This window harbors:
- the fusA gene encoding elongation factor G; protein product: MGRKIAFEKIRNIGLMAHIDAGKTTTTERILFHTGKVHRFGEVDEGTTVMDWMEQEQKRGITITAATTTCFWRDHRINIIDTPGHVDFTIEVERSLRVLDGVITVFCSVGGVEPQSETVWRQADRYHVPRIAFVNKMDKVGADFNHVVLMMKERLDAIAVPIQLPIMDKEGVFKGIIDVVKMKALYWEKNEKIEIIREDEIPEELYETANTAHHTLIETISEFDEELMTKYLSDEQMSEDEIKRGIRSATIKGLIFPVLCGSSVNNKGIKNLLDAAVDYLPSPIDKPPVNGVNPKTEQQEERIASDDEPFSALAFKIAADPYVGNLSYIRVYSGSVACGDSIYNANTDKNERIGRVIQMHANKREDIERLYAGDIGAVVGLKDISTGNTLCDKKYPVVLESIHFPSPVISVAIEPETKQDEEKLGLVLSRLTQEDPTFKKSVNSDTGQTLISGMGELHLEVLIERMKTEFGLNVQVSKPQVAYRETIKGNVEIEGKYIRQSGGRGQYGHVWLMIEPVEPGTGLEFVNKIVGGTIPREYIPPVKAGIEEAMGCGVLAGYPVVDVKVTLFDGSFHEVDSSEIAFKNAAHQAFIAGVKKAHPVLLEPIMKLEVTVPQEYMGDIIGDLNSKRANILEMEQRRTSQIIRAMVPLSEMFGYATTIRSLSQGRANYTMEFAYYAEVPKEIAEKIVSNI